From Oenococcus sicerae, the proteins below share one genomic window:
- the secA gene encoding preprotein translocase subunit SecA, whose amino-acid sequence MVNPVRKLIENPKRQLHKYEHSADLTEAHAAEMAALSDQQLQAKTAEFKNRYEKGETLDDLLPEAFAAVREADKRVLGLYPFRVQIIGGAVLHGGNIAEMKTGEGKTLTATMPVYLNALTGLGVHVVTVNEYLTQYQAEEMGQVYKWMGLTIGINLNDMQLADKKAAFACDITYTTNSAIGFDYLRDNMAQTMEERVVRSLNYVLIDEADSILIDSARTPLIIGGSSDNVNMLYQRADRFVKTLDEGEEKDYTVDEEQKTAMLTNQGIHKAEIFFNIDNLYDDSDVALAHFIETALRANYSFFRDKDYVVRDGEVKLIDQFTGRIAEGNRMSDGLHQAFEAKEGVQIQGEGTTLASITLQNFFRMYKKISGMTGTAKTEEEELKEIYNMEVVQIPTNEPVKRVDEPDVLYFNLRGKFDAVVKEIEELHTKGQPVLVGTVSVDTSELLSQMLIKKNIPHNVLNAKNNAQEAEIVAQAGQRGAVTIATNMAGRGTDIKLGPGIADLGGLAVIGTERHESRRIDNQLRGRSGRQGDPGFSRFYLSLEDDLMIRFGADRIKQLMQRMSMDNNEAVVTNRMISRSVESAQRRVEGNNYDTRKQVLQYDDVMRQQREIIYDERTEIMKSTESLKADFLPMVYRTIDRVVDAHTVGQEKDWDILAIVDFVDNALNNATDVTVADLNGKSSDEIKRVLYELANREFFEKQDTLSDKDQMVNFEKTIMLRAIDQHWMQHIDDMDRLRQSVMVRSYGQYNPLIEYQTAAFNTYNKMIADIEYDATRLFMKAQIRQNLS is encoded by the coding sequence TTGGTTAATCCAGTTAGAAAATTAATTGAAAATCCAAAGCGTCAGTTACATAAATATGAACATTCAGCCGATTTAACAGAGGCACATGCTGCTGAGATGGCTGCATTATCTGATCAGCAGCTGCAGGCAAAGACAGCTGAGTTTAAAAATAGGTATGAAAAGGGTGAAACGCTTGATGACCTTTTGCCTGAGGCTTTTGCTGCGGTTCGTGAAGCTGACAAACGTGTTTTAGGTCTCTATCCCTTTAGAGTCCAGATTATTGGCGGTGCAGTTCTGCATGGCGGCAACATTGCAGAAATGAAGACTGGTGAAGGAAAAACGCTGACAGCAACGATGCCTGTTTATCTAAATGCATTGACTGGACTGGGCGTGCATGTTGTGACGGTCAATGAGTATTTGACGCAGTATCAGGCTGAAGAAATGGGCCAAGTATACAAATGGATGGGTCTCACGATCGGAATTAATTTAAATGATATGCAGCTGGCAGATAAAAAAGCTGCCTTCGCTTGTGATATTACTTATACGACTAATTCTGCGATTGGATTTGATTATTTGCGCGATAATATGGCACAGACAATGGAAGAGCGGGTTGTTCGTTCGTTAAATTATGTTCTGATCGATGAGGCAGATTCGATTTTAATTGATTCAGCGAGAACACCGTTAATTATTGGCGGTTCATCAGATAATGTTAATATGCTCTATCAACGAGCCGATCGATTTGTGAAAACGCTAGACGAAGGCGAAGAAAAAGATTATACGGTCGATGAAGAACAAAAGACAGCTATGCTGACAAATCAAGGGATTCACAAGGCTGAAATTTTCTTCAACATTGATAACCTTTACGATGACAGTGATGTTGCTTTAGCACACTTTATCGAGACGGCACTGCGTGCTAACTATTCTTTCTTTAGAGACAAGGATTACGTTGTGCGTGATGGTGAAGTTAAATTAATTGACCAGTTTACTGGACGTATCGCCGAAGGAAATAGGATGTCTGACGGTCTTCATCAAGCTTTTGAAGCTAAAGAGGGCGTTCAGATCCAAGGAGAAGGTACAACTTTAGCCTCGATCACACTGCAAAATTTCTTTAGAATGTATAAGAAAATTTCCGGCATGACCGGAACAGCTAAGACCGAAGAAGAAGAATTAAAAGAAATATATAACATGGAAGTTGTCCAGATACCGACAAACGAGCCAGTTAAGCGTGTTGATGAACCTGATGTTTTATACTTTAATCTTCGTGGGAAATTTGATGCCGTTGTGAAGGAAATTGAAGAGCTGCATACTAAGGGACAACCTGTTTTGGTTGGAACGGTTTCTGTTGATACCTCTGAATTACTTTCACAAATGCTGATTAAGAAAAATATTCCGCACAATGTTTTAAACGCCAAGAATAATGCGCAAGAGGCTGAAATCGTTGCTCAGGCTGGACAACGCGGTGCTGTTACGATTGCCACGAACATGGCTGGTCGTGGAACTGATATTAAGCTTGGACCAGGAATTGCTGATCTCGGTGGTTTGGCAGTCATCGGGACCGAACGCCATGAGTCCCGTCGAATTGATAACCAGCTGCGTGGTCGTTCTGGTCGTCAAGGGGACCCAGGATTCTCGCGCTTTTATCTTAGCTTGGAAGATGATTTAATGATTCGTTTTGGTGCTGATCGGATAAAACAGCTCATGCAACGGATGAGCATGGACAATAACGAAGCTGTTGTGACAAATCGAATGATTTCGCGATCAGTCGAGTCAGCTCAAAGACGTGTTGAAGGCAACAACTATGATACGCGTAAACAAGTGTTGCAATATGATGACGTTATGCGTCAGCAGCGCGAAATCATTTATGATGAGCGAACTGAGATCATGAAGTCTACTGAATCGTTAAAAGCGGATTTTCTGCCAATGGTTTACCGGACGATTGATCGTGTTGTTGATGCTCACACAGTTGGTCAAGAAAAGGACTGGGATATTTTAGCGATTGTTGATTTTGTTGACAATGCTTTAAATAATGCAACAGATGTGACTGTGGCTGATCTGAATGGCAAAAGCTCTGATGAAATCAAACGAGTTTTGTATGAATTGGCGAATCGTGAATTCTTTGAGAAACAGGATACATTATCCGATAAAGACCAAATGGTCAATTTTGAGAAGACGATTATGCTACGGGCAATTGATCAGCATTGGATGCAGCACATTGACGATATGGACCGTTTACGCCAATCAGTTATGGTGAGGTCCTACGGCCAATATAATCCTTTGATTGAATATCAAACGGCCGCCTTTAATACTTACAACAAAATGATTGCTGATATCGAGTATGATGCGACACGTTTGTTTATGAAAGCTCAAATTCGTCAAAATCTTAGTTAA
- a CDS encoding ComF family protein, translating to MKDYMHYYKFVGDYRLRQAFSEDLKKKFKKIMTGFDLVIPIPISESSMAVRGFNQVTGLFEFAALKMSTDILAVKEKKQTSKLKRQARLKKENLFYLVHNDVAEKSILLLDDVYTTGTTLHQTADVLYMNKAKKVSSIALAR from the coding sequence ATGAAAGACTATATGCATTATTACAAATTTGTTGGCGATTATCGCTTGCGGCAAGCATTTAGTGAAGATCTAAAGAAAAAATTTAAAAAAATAATGACTGGGTTTGATCTAGTGATACCCATTCCAATCAGTGAAAGTTCGATGGCAGTGCGTGGATTTAATCAAGTAACCGGGTTATTTGAATTTGCGGCCCTGAAAATGTCGACGGATATTTTGGCGGTGAAAGAAAAAAAGCAGACCTCCAAGTTAAAACGGCAGGCGCGTTTAAAAAAAGAAAATTTATTTTATTTAGTACACAATGATGTTGCGGAAAAATCCATTTTGCTGTTGGATGATGTTTACACGACGGGTACAACTTTACATCAAACAGCAGATGTATTATATATGAATAAAGCCAAAAAGGTTTCCAGTATCGCGCTGGCTCGTTAG
- a CDS encoding DEAD/DEAH box helicase: MADISNYFGRLLLRLRFDQANDPRIKKMPAFDEKGRCSRCGQRETAVLPNHEFFCTACLKMGRNASFNCFFYAEENATQASPSYLTWQGRLTDQQSNVSTEIIQSLESQTDRLIWAVTGAGKTEMIFPAIDHALKKGQRVAMVSPRIDVILELAPRLRQAFNGLDLLVLYGDTPEEYHYTKLVLATTHQLMKFYRAFDLLIIDEVDSFPFRGDSVLEFASKRAKKREGSTIYLTATPTKKLLKAYKSSQLATSFLPLRFHQHLLPELFFSQIGNWRKEIFKARLPKKLRLQLKEYEKNGQRFLLFVPTIRDLDPLLKNIQNFFKMTGLSVHAADPQRKEKVQQMRDKSVQFLVTTTILERGVTLPGIDVIILGADDQVFTTNAIVQIAGRVGRNTDRPTGLVLALIQEQTAVLKEAAEQIRFMNRKGREQRDGK, from the coding sequence ATGGCTGATATTTCTAATTATTTTGGACGATTGCTTTTGAGATTGCGTTTTGATCAAGCAAACGATCCACGTATCAAAAAAATGCCGGCCTTTGATGAAAAGGGCAGATGTAGTCGCTGTGGTCAAAGGGAAACGGCGGTCTTACCAAATCATGAATTTTTTTGTACAGCTTGCTTAAAAATGGGACGGAATGCTAGCTTTAATTGTTTTTTCTATGCAGAGGAAAATGCGACACAAGCTAGCCCCAGTTATTTAACTTGGCAGGGTCGATTAACCGATCAGCAAAGCAATGTGTCTACTGAGATCATTCAGTCGCTTGAATCCCAGACTGACCGTTTGATTTGGGCCGTGACTGGTGCAGGGAAAACAGAAATGATTTTTCCGGCGATCGATCACGCCCTTAAAAAGGGTCAGCGCGTCGCAATGGTTTCACCGAGGATTGATGTGATCTTAGAATTAGCCCCTCGCTTGCGGCAAGCCTTTAATGGATTGGACTTGCTGGTATTATATGGCGATACACCTGAGGAATACCACTATACAAAATTAGTCTTGGCGACGACCCATCAATTAATGAAATTCTATCGCGCTTTTGATTTATTGATCATTGACGAGGTAGATTCTTTTCCTTTTCGTGGCGATTCAGTTTTAGAATTTGCCTCAAAACGTGCTAAAAAACGCGAAGGAAGTACAATTTACTTGACGGCCACACCAACAAAAAAACTACTCAAAGCTTATAAGAGCAGTCAATTAGCGACTTCTTTTCTGCCGTTGAGATTTCACCAACACTTATTGCCTGAACTATTTTTTTCGCAGATCGGTAATTGGCGCAAAGAAATTTTTAAAGCGCGATTGCCTAAAAAATTACGATTACAATTGAAAGAATATGAAAAAAACGGCCAACGTTTTCTCTTATTTGTGCCCACGATTCGTGATTTGGATCCACTGTTAAAGAATATTCAAAATTTTTTTAAGATGACTGGCTTATCAGTTCATGCAGCGGATCCACAGCGAAAAGAAAAAGTACAGCAGATGCGCGACAAAAGTGTTCAATTTCTCGTAACGACCACGATTCTTGAACGCGGTGTTACTTTGCCAGGCATTGATGTCATTATTTTGGGTGCGGATGATCAGGTTTTTACGACCAATGCAATCGTACAAATTGCCGGTAGAGTCGGCCGAAACACAGATCGGCCTACGGGTCTCGTTTTAGCGCTCATTCAAGAACAAACAGCTGTTTTAAAGGAAGCCGCTGAACAAATTCGGTTTATGAATCGGAAAGGGCGGGAACAACGTGATGGCAAATAG
- a CDS encoding PTS sugar transporter subunit IIB translates to MAKTLMVVCGTGIATSTVATGKIKDYLDQEGIASSVQFLQSKIADEVNRIDDYDIVVSTTMVPTSIKDKVINGVPLLTGIGAEKVYKQIKEKILA, encoded by the coding sequence ATGGCAAAAACACTTATGGTTGTTTGTGGTACGGGTATTGCAACTTCCACGGTTGCAACTGGAAAAATTAAAGATTATTTAGATCAAGAAGGCATTGCATCATCGGTTCAGTTTCTGCAATCGAAAATAGCTGATGAGGTTAATCGAATTGATGATTATGATATTGTTGTGTCAACTACTATGGTTCCAACGAGTATAAAAGATAAGGTGATAAATGGTGTTCCTCTTTTGACTGGCATCGGTGCTGAAAAAGTTTACAAACAAATCAAAGAAAAAATTTTGGCATAA
- a CDS encoding PTS galactitol transporter subunit IIC codes for MGIIKWLLNAGPTVFLPMLLFVFALLLGLKVSRAFKAGITVGIGFIGLNLVIGLLTDNLGPAAQAMVKNFGLSLKSIDVGWPAASAISYGTTLGSLAIPIGVVANVIFLVIGLTKTLDVDLWNYWHIAFTGSLVYAATNSFGLGLATMIVHLMWIYFLADLAAPTIQKHYGLEGISFPQGASAPGFILALPINWILDRIPGVNKIHWTPESIQKRLGIFGDSAVMGLIIGIVIGFLARYSLTKVLSLGMSTAAVLILMPRMVALLMEGLQPISEVANKTVQKHFPGRNIYIGMDSALAVGQEAVLSASLVLVPITLLIAVILPGNSVLPFGDLATIPFMMAVMAAVFGGNVFRIVIGGIVDIAVSLWIASWVAPLLTISAKSAHFAMHGATSVSVLSDGGTWTTLMIVGLGKLMSWYGIIAVGAVALALMIWLNKFHDKKVTKIVD; via the coding sequence ATGGGAATTATAAAATGGCTTTTAAATGCTGGCCCAACGGTATTCTTACCGATGCTTTTGTTTGTGTTCGCACTCTTGCTGGGACTTAAAGTGAGTCGGGCATTTAAAGCTGGAATTACTGTTGGAATTGGTTTTATTGGTTTGAATTTAGTTATTGGACTCTTAACTGATAATTTGGGACCCGCTGCTCAAGCAATGGTCAAAAATTTTGGTTTGAGTTTAAAATCTATTGATGTTGGCTGGCCCGCTGCTTCAGCGATTTCGTACGGGACTACTTTGGGAAGCTTAGCAATACCAATAGGCGTTGTTGCTAACGTGATCTTTCTCGTAATTGGATTAACTAAAACGTTGGATGTCGATCTATGGAATTATTGGCACATTGCCTTTACTGGTTCGCTGGTTTACGCTGCAACCAACAGCTTTGGTTTGGGCTTGGCTACTATGATTGTTCATCTTATGTGGATTTATTTCTTGGCTGATTTGGCGGCACCCACGATTCAGAAACACTACGGGCTGGAAGGAATTTCTTTCCCTCAAGGAGCTTCGGCACCTGGATTTATATTAGCGCTTCCAATTAATTGGATTTTAGATCGCATCCCTGGTGTTAATAAAATTCATTGGACGCCAGAAAGTATTCAGAAAAGATTGGGGATTTTTGGTGATTCGGCAGTCATGGGTCTGATTATCGGTATCGTAATAGGCTTTTTAGCCCGTTATAGTTTAACTAAAGTTTTAAGTTTAGGTATGTCTACAGCAGCTGTTTTAATTTTAATGCCTCGAATGGTTGCGTTATTGATGGAAGGGCTACAACCAATTTCGGAAGTTGCCAACAAAACAGTGCAAAAGCATTTCCCAGGTCGCAACATTTATATCGGTATGGATTCCGCTTTAGCTGTTGGACAGGAAGCAGTTCTTTCTGCATCACTTGTTCTTGTGCCGATTACGTTACTTATTGCGGTCATCTTACCTGGTAATTCAGTCTTGCCATTTGGAGATTTAGCTACCATTCCATTTATGATGGCTGTTATGGCAGCTGTTTTTGGAGGTAATGTCTTTAGAATTGTGATTGGTGGAATTGTTGATATTGCGGTTTCGCTTTGGATTGCTTCTTGGGTTGCACCGCTTCTGACCATATCTGCAAAATCAGCACATTTCGCTATGCATGGTGCTACTTCTGTCTCGGTACTATCAGATGGTGGTACTTGGACAACATTAATGATTGTAGGATTAGGCAAATTGATGTCTTGGTATGGCATCATCGCGGTTGGAGCTGTTGCTTTGGCTTTGATGATTTGGTTAAATAAGTTCCATGACAAAAAAGTTACAAAAATTGTTGATTAA
- a CDS encoding PTS sugar transporter subunit IIA: MMETLLGKQIIELDLDATSNYDAIKKISKQLVDNGLAKNSFQEAILNREMNFPTGLDTGSYGVAIPHTDSVHVVEDQIAFARLKNPIVFKQMGDGTNVNVKFVFILALKEAHSQLSMLQTLMNLFQNSTAMTLLLKAENIQQVIDVLSKEGIN; the protein is encoded by the coding sequence ATGATGGAAACGTTATTAGGTAAACAAATTATTGAATTAGATCTTGATGCTACTTCTAATTATGATGCTATTAAAAAAATTTCTAAACAATTAGTCGATAACGGACTCGCAAAAAATAGTTTTCAAGAGGCTATTTTGAACAGAGAAATGAATTTTCCAACTGGTCTTGATACGGGAAGTTACGGTGTTGCTATTCCCCACACCGATTCCGTTCATGTTGTTGAGGACCAAATTGCGTTTGCACGACTTAAAAATCCCATTGTCTTCAAGCAAATGGGCGATGGAACGAACGTTAACGTTAAATTCGTCTTTATATTGGCGTTGAAAGAGGCACATTCTCAGTTATCAATGTTACAAACACTGATGAATTTGTTTCAAAATTCTACTGCTATGACATTACTTCTCAAGGCAGAGAATATTCAACAAGTTATCGATGTTTTATCAAAAGAAGGAATAAATTAA
- a CDS encoding PTS sugar transporter subunit IIA, with protein sequence MIDLYFRQVSIANTQSDRDRVIAKMTSDLFAISEQKALFGLISRRAKGPVEVAKRFDLPHVEFSGIDKQGLLLIDFASDDLKNRHYWSLVIVADQNNPNSQLVKILKKLLQETNIEKLRRVDSEQLFKKISLEHDGNVIR encoded by the coding sequence GTGATTGATTTATATTTCAGACAAGTAAGTATTGCGAATACTCAATCAGACCGTGATCGCGTAATAGCCAAAATGACTTCAGATTTGTTTGCTATTAGCGAACAAAAGGCTTTGTTTGGTCTGATTAGTAGGAGAGCAAAAGGGCCAGTTGAGGTGGCTAAAAGATTTGATTTACCGCATGTGGAGTTTTCGGGTATTGATAAGCAAGGTCTTTTATTAATTGACTTCGCTAGCGATGATTTAAAAAACAGACATTACTGGTCTTTGGTCATAGTTGCTGATCAAAATAATCCTAATTCGCAGCTTGTTAAAATTTTAAAAAAATTGTTACAAGAAACAAATATTGAAAAACTTCGTCGCGTTGATTCGGAGCAATTATTCAAAAAAATTAGTTTGGAGCATGATGGAAACGTTATTAGGTAA
- a CDS encoding BglG family transcription antiterminator produces MIDLSNKIIQYLSEKASYTRADELALRFSVSVKTIYRTIKKINADKEVIESQRGLGYRIKNISEIVNHVGGFIDSSDLGDRYKSLLIRLLMWQPKKLGVRRLMSEYFVSESVFVNDLSRIREYLFRYSLNVIRTRGYIYVAGNEENIRKALNSIFLEEGRLIQSNSNIFDAIFPKISGKDKDFVSSQINFIEKELNLNILDPYRINIFSHLYILIRRTREGATIPEALENDSEKDTKLIGHNVAFYRISLRVIKNIEDYLHMAVSKIESLYLLKYLVSTRFDKDLIENDSEDPLITEFANFIAISYPFDSSIRVNLVELSSDLVGHVKPMMNRLYSGIDMVNPLLDDVKFTYGNIFKNIDKIVKCFSIAHRLPKISDDEIGFLVLYVAKAIEVSHSHKKVILMCASGIGTAQLLKVKVANAFPSLDIIDVISSYSFEKHPENYQMVDLIISTIGVNNKKKIPIVLVSALFNEADKQRIEKLIKSD; encoded by the coding sequence GTGATTGATTTATCCAACAAAATTATTCAATACCTTTCTGAAAAGGCGTCTTACACACGTGCCGATGAGTTGGCATTAAGGTTTTCCGTTTCAGTGAAAACGATTTATCGCACAATTAAAAAAATTAACGCCGATAAAGAGGTGATTGAATCTCAACGAGGATTGGGTTATCGTATCAAAAACATTTCTGAAATAGTTAATCACGTTGGCGGGTTTATTGATTCCTCTGATCTTGGTGATCGCTATAAAAGCTTGTTAATTCGACTTTTGATGTGGCAACCAAAAAAACTGGGTGTCAGAAGGCTTATGAGCGAATATTTTGTGTCTGAGTCGGTGTTTGTGAATGATTTGAGTCGGATTCGAGAATATTTATTCCGCTATTCGCTGAACGTCATAAGAACACGTGGATATATATACGTTGCCGGAAATGAGGAGAATATTCGTAAGGCTTTGAATTCGATTTTTTTAGAAGAAGGACGTCTCATACAATCAAATTCAAATATTTTTGATGCTATTTTTCCAAAAATATCTGGCAAAGATAAGGATTTTGTTTCTTCGCAAATTAATTTTATTGAAAAAGAATTGAACTTAAATATTCTTGATCCATATCGGATCAATATTTTCTCACATTTATACATCTTGATTAGAAGAACTCGCGAAGGTGCAACTATTCCAGAGGCTTTGGAAAATGATTCCGAAAAAGACACCAAACTTATTGGTCATAACGTTGCTTTTTATAGAATTTCGTTGAGGGTTATTAAAAACATTGAAGATTATCTTCACATGGCAGTTTCCAAGATTGAATCACTTTATTTATTAAAGTATTTGGTTTCAACTAGATTTGATAAGGATTTGATAGAAAATGATTCGGAAGATCCGTTAATCACAGAATTTGCGAACTTTATTGCCATTAGTTATCCTTTTGATTCTAGTATCCGTGTCAATTTGGTGGAATTGAGTTCTGATTTAGTTGGCCATGTAAAACCAATGATGAACAGGCTTTATTCTGGTATTGATATGGTGAATCCTTTGTTGGATGATGTGAAATTTACTTATGGTAATATTTTCAAAAATATTGATAAAATAGTGAAATGCTTTTCAATCGCTCATCGACTTCCCAAAATATCAGATGATGAAATTGGTTTTCTTGTTTTATACGTGGCAAAAGCAATCGAAGTATCACATAGCCATAAAAAGGTGATCTTAATGTGTGCCTCGGGTATTGGAACTGCTCAATTACTGAAAGTTAAAGTCGCAAATGCCTTTCCTAGCCTTGATATTATTGACGTTATTTCATCGTATAGTTTTGAAAAACATCCTGAGAATTATCAAATGGTTGATTTAATCATTTCCACGATAGGTGTCAATAACAAGAAGAAAATACCAATTGTTTTGGTTAGCGCACTATTCAATGAGGCGGACAAACAAAGGATTGAAAAATTAATAAAAAGTGATTGA
- a CDS encoding L-lactate dehydrogenase — protein sequence MSRKLGIIGIGHVGSTVAHQVVATGLADDLVLIDTNEAKVTADALDFEDAMANLPYHTNVYVNDYAELKDADVIISALGKIDLQENKNDDRFAELPFTSKQVVEVAKKIKESGFHGILVAITNPVDVITSIYQQVTGLPKNHVLGTGTLLDSSRMKRSVAKKLKIDPRSVVGYNLGEHGNSQFTAWSTVRVLGKSIAEIASKNHLDLDAINDEAKHGGFTVFRGKKYTNYGIASAAVRLYSAIVSDAETELPVSNYRAEYGSYLSYPAIVGRDGILEQLQLDLTKEELEKLQVSANFIKDKYAESMAKE from the coding sequence ATGTCACGTAAACTAGGAATTATCGGCATAGGACACGTTGGGTCTACGGTTGCTCATCAAGTCGTAGCCACGGGCCTTGCTGATGATTTGGTCTTGATCGATACAAATGAAGCAAAAGTCACAGCGGATGCACTTGATTTTGAAGATGCCATGGCAAATTTGCCATACCACACGAACGTCTATGTCAATGACTATGCAGAATTAAAGGATGCCGATGTCATTATTTCGGCACTTGGGAAAATTGACTTGCAAGAAAATAAAAATGACGATCGTTTTGCTGAATTGCCATTTACCAGCAAGCAGGTCGTCGAAGTCGCTAAAAAAATTAAGGAATCTGGATTTCATGGTATTTTGGTTGCCATTACAAATCCCGTTGATGTCATTACTTCAATTTATCAACAAGTCACTGGTTTGCCAAAAAATCACGTCTTGGGAACTGGTACCTTACTCGACTCATCTCGAATGAAACGCTCAGTCGCTAAAAAATTGAAGATCGATCCGCGTTCTGTGGTCGGCTACAATCTTGGCGAACATGGTAATTCTCAATTTACAGCATGGTCGACCGTTCGTGTCTTGGGTAAGTCGATCGCCGAAATCGCCAGCAAAAATCATTTGGATCTTGATGCGATTAATGACGAGGCCAAACATGGCGGATTCACGGTTTTCCGTGGCAAAAAGTATACGAATTACGGTATTGCTAGTGCAGCTGTCCGCTTATATAGTGCCATCGTTAGTGATGCCGAGACTGAATTGCCAGTTTCCAATTACCGCGCAGAATACGGCTCCTACCTGTCTTATCCAGCCATTGTCGGCCGCGACGGTATTTTGGAACAGCTTCAATTAGATCTCACTAAAGAAGAATTAGAAAAATTGCAAGTTTCAGCTAACTTTATCAAAGATAAATATGCTGAAAGTATGGCAAAAGAATAA
- a CDS encoding DUF5680 domain-containing protein: MTSDHTQLIDFIVKAKQHTYAAEAGQAQRPLLNASQQLEYRSGDYFYRDIYFGSLFFAGQETVKFKNSVLWSMTYSGGLASANADSKLTNSVYAFLRQALLLVNKKTIYRGPKEFESGQYRFQNESTGDLSQFYGREIILLHKQKVYELHYSGGLIR, encoded by the coding sequence ATGACATCAGATCACACACAATTGATTGATTTTATCGTGAAAGCCAAACAGCATACATATGCTGCAGAAGCTGGTCAAGCCCAAAGACCTTTATTAAATGCTTCACAACAGTTGGAGTACCGATCCGGTGATTATTTTTATCGCGACATTTATTTTGGTTCCCTTTTTTTCGCCGGTCAGGAAACGGTTAAATTCAAGAACTCAGTCCTTTGGTCAATGACTTATTCGGGCGGCCTGGCCTCGGCAAATGCCGACAGTAAATTAACAAATTCAGTCTATGCTTTTCTCAGGCAAGCCCTGCTTTTGGTCAATAAAAAAACAATATATCGAGGTCCAAAAGAGTTCGAATCAGGACAATATCGTTTTCAAAATGAATCGACAGGTGATCTAAGCCAATTCTATGGCCGAGAAATTATTCTATTACATAAGCAAAAGGTCTACGAGCTGCATTACAGCGGTGGCCTGATCCGCTGA
- a CDS encoding S-ribosylhomocysteine lyase yields MAKVESFTLDHTKVLAPYVRLITEETGQKGDVISNYDLRLVQPNADSIPTAGLHTIEHLLASLLRDRLTGVIDCSPFGCRTGFHLITWGKHSTTEVAQALKSSLEEIAYKTEWKDVPGTDIYSCGNYKDHSLFSAKEWSKKILSDGISDQPFERSLV; encoded by the coding sequence ATGGCAAAAGTTGAAAGTTTTACATTGGATCATACAAAAGTATTAGCACCTTACGTTCGGCTGATCACAGAAGAGACAGGCCAGAAGGGCGATGTTATTTCGAATTATGATTTACGTTTGGTACAGCCGAATGCCGATTCAATTCCAACGGCTGGTCTTCATACGATTGAGCATTTGTTAGCCAGCCTTTTACGGGATCGTCTCACAGGTGTGATCGACTGCTCGCCATTTGGCTGCCGGACAGGTTTTCACTTGATTACCTGGGGCAAGCATTCAACGACTGAAGTTGCTCAGGCATTGAAGAGCTCACTAGAAGAAATTGCCTACAAAACCGAATGGAAAGATGTGCCGGGTACAGATATTTACAGTTGTGGTAATTACAAAGATCACTCGCTTTTTTCAGCAAAAGAATGGTCTAAGAAAATTTTGTCAGATGGCATTAGCGATCAGCCGTTTGAACGCAGTTTGGTTTAA